The proteins below are encoded in one region of Sporanaerobacter acetigenes DSM 13106:
- a CDS encoding helix-turn-helix domain-containing protein: MEKIKLGQTIKKYRIKKGITIRELSQTTSISTGFIGDIEANRSRPSYENLVKLVQALDIPIEDIFTTNK; this comes from the coding sequence ATGGAGAAAATAAAGCTTGGACAAACTATAAAAAAATATAGAATTAAAAAAGGAATTACTATTAGGGAGTTGTCACAAACAACTAGCATATCTACTGGATTTATTGGAGATATAGAAGCTAATAGAAGTAGACCATCTTATGAAAATCTTGTTAAATTAGTTCAAGCTTTAGATATACCTATAGAAGATATTTTTACTACTAATAA